In the Dolichospermum flos-aquae CCAP 1403/13F genome, AGTTTCTGACTTCTGAAGTCGTTGCTCTCTCCATTTCTGTTTCTGCTACTTTAAATTCTCTCATTGGTATTAATTCCAATACGGCCACACTAGCTAAACCTAAAAAAGGAATTACTGTCTTAATAGCCGATACAGGCCATTTTCTCATCGCTCCTAAAAAAACTTTCAGGTCTACTTCATGGTAATTTTGTAAAAGCATCCGACAACAATATGCTTTAGAATAACCAACTTGCTCAAGTTTTAAAATAACTTCAGGTATATGTTGGTATTGCATTAAAAGTGCAGATTTTGGTTCTTTTTGCCAATAACTAACACCAACAATACATTCTAAATAGACATCTTTAGTGACAATTACTTTGCCATTAGCAGCACAATAACCGGCTAAATATGCTAAAGATATCCAATTATTACTAGCAGTTGGCCAAATTTGGAGAGCGCGTTTAATTAAATCAGCACGATATACTGTAGCAGTTAGAAAAATTACTGCTCCTACACTTTTAGTAAAACAATGTTCAAATATTGCTTTACCATCACCTTTACCATCTTCAGTATCCGCATCAAACCAGCGATTACCAACTATTTTTGGTGGATGTACTGCTTCACCAGTAATTTGATTTCGACCAGAAAAATTCAAAAACAATAATGATAAATTATCAATATTTTTAATTTTATCCATCACATAAGCGACTGCTCTTTCTTGAATGGGATCATCATCACCAATTGTCCAAACATACTTGGTTGTGGCAGAACTTAGGCAATGAAAAATATTTCGCATTACGCCTATGTTTTCAGGATTTTTATTTGATTTGAATGTGATATCTTGGAGAAGATTCTCCCATTTATTAATGATAGATTGAGTATGATCCGTAGAACAGTTATCAGAAACTAAAATTTCACATTCTGTTTCAAATCCTTTAATAGCCTGAGATAACCAAGTTAATTGTTTATCTAGTAAATCGGCTCGATTGTAAGTAGGAATAGCAATAGTTAGGAGTTTGTTCATGGTTTTTGATAGAAAAAAATTTGAGAATCTTCATCAAGCTATATCTGATTTTTTCTGATTGAAATTCAGTTGATAGATAAATTTTCCTAGCAATTGCAAGTAGTTAATTATAATATTTGTGGCTAGAACTGGCCATCTTCTAAAAGCACCTAGTAATATTTTCCAATCACTCAGTTTGAAAATATTTTCTAGAATCATCCGTTGGCAAAATTGAGGAGAATATCCTAAGTTTAACAACTTCAGATAAACCTCTGGGATATAAACATATCGCATCATTAATGACCAGCGAGGATTTTCTTCTAAGGAACTAGCGTGCATTGTGCATTCCAAATAATTATCTTGAGTGACAATTACATTTCCATGAGCCGCACAAAATCCAGTCCAATATGCTTGGGATGCCAAATTTTTACAAGAAGTAGTCCACTGTTGTAAAGCTTTCTGAACTAGTTCAGTTTTATAAATGGTAGCGGTCATGAATAGTACCCCACCAAAACTATTCTGTAAATACTGTTCAAATACAGGTTTACTATTAGTAATTATTTCATCACTATCACTAGGAAACCAGTGTTTTACCAAAACTTGATTTGTTTTGTGATCACGTCCACAACAGTTAAGAAACATCAGTGATAAACTGGGATTTCTTTTAATTGTAGTTACGACATGAGCTAGGGTTATTTCCTGAATTGGATCATCATCACCCACAGTCCAAACATATTTACTACGAGCAGCTTGAAGACAAAAAGCAATATTCGGCATTAACCCTATATTTTCCCGATTTCTATTCGCTATAAATACAGTATTACTAAAAACAGATTGCCATTTTTTGACGACTCCTGGTGTATTATCTGTTGAGCAATTATCAGAAATAATAATTTCACATTCCGACTCAAAACCTTTAATTGCTATTGCTAACCAAGCCAGTTGTTTATCTAGCAATGCAGCACGATTGTATGTAGGAATAGCAATAGTTAGTAACTTTTGCATTATATGGTAATCCTGGTATGAGGATATTACTTGGTATAAATCTAAGAGAAGTGTTTAAATCGAATATCTTAAATTGAGAAAATTCAATTTAATCCACCTTGATGCAATAATGTTCGGTTAAGAAAATGTAGGTTGGGTTGACGTATGTTACCCAAAACCCAACAAAATTATTAATCATGTTGGGTTTTGCTGTCGCTCAAACCAACCTACGATATTTTCGGAAGAAATTAATAATTTTCCTGCTTATTCCAGAAAAAATCTTTGTCAATTTGTTCTGTGCGAATTAGATACTCTAATTGTTTCAAGCGGGTGAAACCTCTAGACAAGAAAGTATCTTCATTCATATCAATTTGCTTGAACAAATTAAATAGTTGACTAGCACCAAGTTGAGCATTCCAATCACACTTGAATCCGGGAAGAATAGTGTTAATCTTTTCAAAAGATACTCGATAGCTGCGATTATCTGAACCGTTAGTACCAAAAGATAATTGACAACCAGGAAAGACATCAGCAACGATTTCTGCTATTTCTTTAACTCGATAATTATTCGCTGTATCACCAACGTTAAAGATTTGATTGTGAATAATATCTCTGGG is a window encoding:
- a CDS encoding glycosyltransferase family 2 protein → MQKLLTIAIPTYNRAALLDKQLAWLAIAIKGFESECEIIISDNCSTDNTPGVVKKWQSVFSNTVFIANRNRENIGLMPNIAFCLQAARSKYVWTVGDDDPIQEITLAHVVTTIKRNPSLSLMFLNCCGRDHKTNQVLVKHWFPSDSDEIITNSKPVFEQYLQNSFGGVLFMTATIYKTELVQKALQQWTTSCKNLASQAYWTGFCAAHGNVIVTQDNYLECTMHASSLEENPRWSLMMRYVYIPEVYLKLLNLGYSPQFCQRMILENIFKLSDWKILLGAFRRWPVLATNIIINYLQLLGKFIYQLNFNQKKSDIA
- a CDS encoding glycosyltransferase family 2 protein, encoding MNKLLTIAIPTYNRADLLDKQLTWLSQAIKGFETECEILVSDNCSTDHTQSIINKWENLLQDITFKSNKNPENIGVMRNIFHCLSSATTKYVWTIGDDDPIQERAVAYVMDKIKNIDNLSLLFLNFSGRNQITGEAVHPPKIVGNRWFDADTEDGKGDGKAIFEHCFTKSVGAVIFLTATVYRADLIKRALQIWPTASNNWISLAYLAGYCAANGKVIVTKDVYLECIVGVSYWQKEPKSALLMQYQHIPEVILKLEQVGYSKAYCCRMLLQNYHEVDLKVFLGAMRKWPVSAIKTVIPFLGLASVAVLELIPMREFKVAETEMERATTSEVRNYKG